The following coding sequences are from one Arthrobacter sp. 24S4-2 window:
- a CDS encoding fasciclin domain-containing protein encodes MQSFKRTTFTVAGVAAAALLSLTACGGSATTANSSSAPASTPSASSMAPSPSATSPAAMDPAANLVGPGCAGYAEKVPSGAGSVAGMALDPVAVAASNNPLLTTLTAAVSGKLNPKVDLVDTLNGSEFTVFAPVDDAFAKIDPATIETLKTDDALLSKILTYHVVPGQVTPDKIVGTHKTVQGGSVTVTGTKDALKVDGANVICGGVKTANATVYLVDSVLMPK; translated from the coding sequence ATGCAGTCATTCAAGCGCACAACTTTCACCGTTGCAGGTGTTGCAGCTGCAGCACTGCTCAGCCTGACCGCTTGCGGAGGCTCCGCCACCACGGCGAACAGTTCTTCCGCACCGGCTTCGACGCCTTCCGCCTCCAGCATGGCTCCCTCCCCTTCGGCCACCTCCCCGGCCGCAATGGACCCCGCCGCGAACCTGGTGGGCCCCGGCTGTGCAGGCTACGCCGAGAAGGTTCCCAGCGGGGCCGGCTCGGTAGCAGGCATGGCATTGGACCCGGTCGCAGTTGCGGCTTCGAACAACCCGCTCCTGACGACGCTCACGGCCGCCGTTTCCGGCAAGCTCAACCCGAAGGTTGATCTCGTCGACACCCTCAACGGCAGCGAATTCACCGTTTTCGCACCGGTTGACGACGCGTTCGCCAAGATCGACCCGGCCACCATCGAAACCCTCAAGACTGACGACGCCCTCCTGAGCAAGATCCTGACTTACCATGTTGTTCCCGGCCAGGTCACCCCGGACAAGATTGTGGGCACCCACAAGACCGTCCAGGGCGGCTCCGTGACCGTCACCGGTACCAAGGACGCCCTCAAGGTCGACGGCGCCAACGTCATCTGTGGCGGCGTCAAGACCGCCAACGCCACGGTATACCTGGTGGACTCCGTTCTGATGCCCAAGTAG